A single window of Toxotes jaculatrix isolate fToxJac2 chromosome 4, fToxJac2.pri, whole genome shotgun sequence DNA harbors:
- the LOC121180992 gene encoding uncharacterized protein LOC121180992, whose translation MEPIAAGLIFLLCQQIHNTGALPVGDNLASYPQEASGNGKEEPFEEEAVAAKTRNENSLCQIIPVTDDPLTEITTTLPPISVSKPAQGTHQKPPPPLPPNVYYLPVIPYNVLPPNPASGGSYVYGQGADGARLSQGRGQGLPHSPVAASGILPVPQWVLDLQREKQPPASQFLQSSINPKGDRRRPLLAQNLDVTSSETSSEEDSDSD comes from the exons ATGGAGCCGATAGCAGCAGGACTGATTTTTCTTCTGTGCCAACAGATTCACAACACAG GAGCTCTTCCTGTTGGGGATAACCTTGCCAGCTATCCACAAGAAGCTTCAGGAAATGGCAAAGAAG AACCTTTTGAGGAAGAAGCTGTTGCTGCCAAGACAAGAAATGAAAACTCTCTGTGTCAGATTATTCCTGTCACAGATGATCCTTTGACGGAAATCACCACCACTCTGCCTCCAATCTCTGTCAGTAAACCAGCACAGGGAACACATCAGaaacccccccctcctcttccacctAATGTGTACTACCTCCCTGTTATACCCTATAACGTTCTCCCGCCTAATCCAGCCAGTGGAGGGTCTTATGTGTATGGACAAGGTGCTGATGGTGCCAGGCTCTCACAAGGAAGGGGTCAGGGTCTTCCACACTCACCTGTTGCAGCATCTGGCATTCTCCCAGTTCCTCAGTGGGTCTTAGAtcttcagagagaaaaacaaccacCAGCGAGCCAGTTTCTTCAAAGCAGCATCAATCCAAAGGGAGATCGAAGACGTCCCCTCCTGGCTCAAAACCTTGATGTTACATCAAGTGAGACGTCGTCTGAAgaggacagtgacagtgactga